One stretch of Planctomycetota bacterium DNA includes these proteins:
- a CDS encoding nuclear transport factor 2 family protein, protein MVTRGGMPMDNRKRSGESAAAPRSCDHLPRLLHRRRDVVIASLVALLVPAGVASSQSPRPAPAAAAARGNDAVIAEIGAASRSYLDALERGDGPALAALWTADGDIVDEFGTVRNGRESVADTKPNDGPDRALALGVSNVTIRLVAPSVAIEDGTVEVASPTGGAVRRGRFTATWVRQDDGWKLAGVRENRFEWGDELEEMSQLDWMVGDWDVIDTVAAEGESNNANTPPQPRLHVTVRWSPARAFLIRELRRGGNDGETLVITQYIGWDPASRQIRSWTFGEDGGHGEGVWNWEDDAWFARTSTVLPDGARTTSVNVYRFDGDDRCWWQSLSTDVATQNTAPVTAIMVKRKPTR, encoded by the coding sequence ATGGTCACTCGTGGGGGTATGCCAATGGACAATCGTAAACGCTCCGGGGAATCCGCGGCCGCCCCGCGGTCGTGCGACCACCTGCCACGTCTGCTCCACCGGCGCCGGGATGTGGTCATCGCCAGCCTCGTCGCGCTCCTGGTGCCGGCGGGAGTGGCGTCGTCCCAATCGCCCCGCCCCGCTCCCGCAGCCGCGGCGGCTCGCGGCAACGACGCCGTGATCGCTGAAATCGGAGCCGCCAGCCGGTCGTACCTCGACGCTCTGGAGCGGGGGGATGGCCCGGCGCTCGCCGCACTGTGGACAGCCGACGGCGACATCGTCGACGAATTCGGCACCGTCCGGAACGGCCGGGAGTCGGTCGCCGACACGAAGCCCAACGACGGTCCGGACCGGGCGCTCGCTCTCGGCGTCAGCAACGTGACGATCCGGTTGGTGGCCCCCTCGGTCGCCATCGAAGACGGCACCGTCGAGGTCGCGTCGCCGACCGGCGGCGCGGTTCGCCGCGGTCGATTCACCGCCACCTGGGTTCGGCAGGACGATGGCTGGAAGCTGGCCGGCGTGCGCGAGAACCGCTTCGAGTGGGGCGACGAACTGGAGGAAATGAGCCAGCTGGACTGGATGGTCGGTGACTGGGACGTGATCGACACCGTCGCCGCCGAAGGGGAGTCGAACAACGCCAACACCCCTCCGCAACCGCGACTGCACGTGACCGTCAGGTGGAGCCCGGCCCGCGCGTTCCTGATCAGGGAGCTGCGCAGAGGAGGGAATGACGGCGAGACACTCGTCATCACCCAGTACATCGGCTGGGATCCGGCTTCCCGGCAGATCCGCTCCTGGACGTTCGGCGAGGACGGTGGCCACGGCGAGGGGGTTTGGAACTGGGAGGATGACGCCTGGTTCGCGAGGACCTCGACGGTGCTCCCCGACGGAGCGCGGACCACGAGCGTCAATGTCTATCGCTTCGACGGCGACGACCGCTGCTGGTGGCAGTCGTTGTCCACCGACGTCGCCACGCAGAACACCGCCCCTGTCACCGCGATCATGGTCAAGCGGAAACCGACCCGCTGA
- a CDS encoding NADH-quinone oxidoreductase subunit A, translated as MDAILPVLLFVAISAAVAVGLVGAASLVGPKRTSAVKQMPYESGMDPVHDTRRRFDVRFHLVAITFLVFDVELLFLYPWAVASRSSAGIDGAVRDGLVSGRGLVFGAAMAFIAMVIVGFAYDWRKGVFRWR; from the coding sequence ATGGATGCCATTCTCCCCGTCCTGCTCTTCGTGGCGATCTCGGCGGCGGTCGCGGTCGGGCTGGTGGGAGCGGCCAGCCTCGTCGGACCGAAGCGCACAAGCGCCGTCAAGCAGATGCCGTACGAGAGCGGCATGGACCCGGTCCACGACACGCGCCGGCGGTTCGACGTGCGCTTCCATCTCGTGGCGATCACCTTTCTCGTCTTCGACGTCGAGTTGTTGTTCCTCTATCCGTGGGCGGTCGCGAGCCGGTCGTCGGCGGGGATCGACGGCGCCGTCCGCGACGGGCTCGTGAGTGGGCGTGGTCTGGTGTTCGGCGCGGCCATGGCGTTCATTGCGATGGTGATCGTCGGCTTCGCCTACGACTGGCGCAAGGGGGTGTTCCGATGGCGTTAG
- a CDS encoding NAD(P)H-dependent oxidoreductase subunit E gives MIAPPVPQRKVLTDDMVARIEALAPRYPDRRALTLPALHIVNADLRHVPLEAVVEIAAVLGLAPAEVQDTLTFYQFFHQDKPHGKVRVFVCRSISCALRGGDELLTGVCRKFGIEPYGTTVDGELTIEPAECLGACDFAPCMLANDDLLRNMTPETAAAELVKPRARAT, from the coding sequence ATGATCGCCCCGCCCGTACCCCAGCGGAAAGTCCTCACCGACGACATGGTGGCCCGGATCGAGGCCCTCGCGCCCCGCTACCCCGACCGCCGCGCGCTGACGCTGCCGGCGCTGCACATCGTCAACGCCGATTTGCGGCACGTGCCCCTCGAGGCGGTCGTCGAAATCGCCGCCGTCCTCGGCCTCGCCCCCGCCGAGGTCCAGGACACGCTCACCTTCTACCAGTTCTTCCACCAGGACAAGCCGCACGGCAAGGTGCGCGTCTTCGTCTGCCGCTCGATCTCCTGCGCCCTGCGCGGCGGCGACGAACTGCTCACCGGGGTATGCCGGAAATTCGGCATCGAGCCCTACGGCACGACGGTCGACGGTGAGCTGACGATCGAGCCGGCGGAGTGCCTCGGCGCCTGCGATTTCGCCCCGTGCATGCTCGCCAACGACGATCTCCTCAGGAACATGACCCCCGAGACGGCAGCGGCCGAGCTCGTCAAACCACGCGCGAGGGCCACCTGA
- a CDS encoding NADH-quinone oxidoreductase subunit C: MSAAAATPAHHGVAERFGGTRQPPFRGQERVDIPADRVGEAFCFLRDDGYDLLVDVTCVDYLEYRGAKHRYGLVYLLAATADNRRLTVRVFLDDPAPTVASAAPVWPAANWLEREVWDMFGIRFEGHPDLRRLLLPEVFTAHPLRKDYPLQGRGERHNFPILTRDDG; the protein is encoded by the coding sequence ATGTCTGCCGCCGCCGCGACACCGGCGCATCACGGCGTGGCGGAACGGTTCGGGGGCACTCGGCAGCCTCCGTTCCGTGGCCAGGAGCGCGTCGATATTCCCGCCGATCGCGTTGGCGAAGCGTTTTGCTTCCTGCGTGACGACGGCTACGACCTGCTCGTCGACGTCACCTGTGTCGATTACCTCGAGTACCGCGGCGCGAAGCACCGTTACGGGCTGGTCTATCTGCTCGCCGCGACCGCCGACAACCGGCGGCTGACAGTGCGCGTGTTCCTCGACGATCCGGCGCCGACGGTCGCCTCGGCCGCTCCGGTCTGGCCGGCGGCGAACTGGCTCGAGCGCGAGGTCTGGGACATGTTCGGGATCCGGTTCGAAGGCCATCCCGACCTGCGCCGGCTCCTGCTCCCCGAGGTTTTCACCGCCCATCCCCTGCGGAAGGACTATCCACTCCAGGGCCGCGGCGAGCGCCACAATTTCCCGATCCTCACCCGCGACGACGGCTGA
- a CDS encoding NADH-quinone oxidoreductase subunit D has product MSIAEPRAAAATKRSEEYLWTLNFGPQHPATHTTLRLVLQLEGERVVDAMPEMGYLHSGFEKIGEHLTFNQYVTVTDRMNYISPMANNVAWHHAVETLLGIQLTPRCKVIRTIIAELARISDHLLCNGAVGLDTGAFTFFLYGFYQREVIYDIFETLCGARFTNSYTRVGGVSHDFTALVIEKIRSFLRTFPKTLDDMERLLTRNRIFVDRTKGVGVLSREEAIARGATGPVARASGVTRDLRKDEPYLAYADYDFRVCCAAAGDCYARYLVRMQEMRESLRIVEQALENLPAGPVNVGIDQRTALPAKTQVYSTIEGTISHFELAMSNRGFEVPCAESYAAIEAPNGELGFYVVGDGSDRAYRARCRPPSVLHFALFPYLIRGHTLSDVVAVLGSLNIIAAELDR; this is encoded by the coding sequence ATGTCGATCGCCGAGCCCCGCGCCGCCGCAGCGACGAAGCGTTCCGAGGAATACCTCTGGACGCTGAACTTCGGCCCTCAGCACCCCGCCACCCACACCACCCTGCGGCTCGTGCTGCAGCTCGAGGGGGAGCGGGTCGTGGACGCGATGCCCGAGATGGGCTACCTCCACTCCGGCTTCGAGAAGATCGGCGAGCACCTCACGTTCAACCAATACGTGACGGTCACCGACCGGATGAACTACATCTCGCCGATGGCCAACAACGTCGCCTGGCACCATGCCGTCGAGACGCTGCTCGGCATCCAGCTCACGCCGCGGTGCAAGGTCATCCGCACGATCATCGCGGAGCTGGCGCGGATCAGCGACCACCTGCTGTGCAACGGTGCCGTCGGCCTCGACACCGGCGCGTTCACGTTCTTCCTCTACGGCTTCTACCAGCGCGAGGTGATCTACGACATTTTCGAGACGCTCTGCGGGGCGCGGTTCACCAACAGCTACACGCGCGTCGGCGGCGTCTCGCACGACTTCACCGCGCTGGTGATCGAGAAGATCCGCTCGTTCCTGCGGACCTTCCCCAAGACCCTCGACGACATGGAGCGGCTCCTCACCCGCAACCGGATCTTCGTCGACCGCACCAAGGGGGTCGGCGTGCTGTCGCGCGAGGAGGCGATCGCACGCGGCGCCACCGGCCCGGTGGCCCGGGCGAGTGGGGTGACGCGCGACCTGCGCAAGGACGAGCCCTACCTCGCGTACGCCGATTACGATTTCCGCGTCTGCTGCGCCGCGGCCGGCGATTGCTACGCCCGCTACCTCGTGCGGATGCAGGAGATGCGCGAGAGCCTGAGGATCGTCGAACAGGCGCTGGAAAACCTCCCCGCCGGCCCGGTCAACGTGGGCATCGACCAGCGCACCGCCCTGCCGGCGAAAACCCAGGTCTATTCGACGATCGAGGGGACGATCTCGCACTTCGAATTGGCGATGAGCAATCGTGGATTCGAGGTCCCCTGTGCCGAGTCGTACGCGGCGATCGAGGCCCCGAACGGCGAGTTGGGCTTCTACGTCGTCGGCGACGGATCCGACCGCGCCTACCGGGCGCGGTGCCGGCCGCCGTCGGTCCTGCATTTCGCGCTGTTCCCGTACCTGATCCGCGGCCACACGCTGTCCGACGTCGTCGCCGTCCTCGGCAGCCTCAACATCATCGCCGCCGAGCTCGACCGTTGA